CGGCTCGATCCGTCTAAGCCACCTTGTTCCGGGAGGACTGGAGCCTATGGCTGCAAAGATGATCGCGTTCGACGAGGATGCAAGGCGCGGCCTCGAGCGTGGCATGAACCAGCTCGCCGACGCCGTGAAGGTGACCCTGGGTCCCAAGGGCCGCAACGTCGTGCTGGAGAAGAAGTGGGGCGCCCCCACGATCACCAACGACGGCGTGTCGATCGCGAAGGAGATCGAGCTCGAGGACTCGTGGGAGAAGATCGGCGCGGAGCTCGTCAAGGAAGTAGCCAAGAAGACCGACGACGTCGCGGGTGACGGCACGACCACCGCGACCGTGCTGGCCCAGGCGCTGGTGCGCGAGGGCCTGCGGAACGTGGCGGCCGGGGCGAACCCGATGTCGCTGAAGCGGGGCATCGAGGCCGCGGTCGAGCGGGTCAGCGAGGAGCTGTCCAAGCTCGCCAAGGACGTGGAGACCAAGGAGCAGATCGCCTCCACGGCCTCCATCTCCGCCGGCGACCAGCAGATCGGCGAGATGATCGCCGAGGCGATGGACAAGGTCGGCAAGGAAGGCGTCATCACGGTCGAGGAGAGCCAGACCTTCGGTCTGGAGCTCGAGCTGACCGAGGGGATGCGCTTCGACAAGGGCTACATCTCGCACTACTTCGTGACCGACCCCGAGCGGATGGAGGCGGTCCTCGAGGACCCGTACATCCTGATCGTTCAGGGCAAGGCGTCGGCCAACAAGGACCTGCTGCCCGTTCTCGAGAACGTCATGCAGTCCGGCAAGCCGCTGCTGATCATCGCGGAGGACGTCGAGGGCGAGGCCCTGGCCACCCTGGTCGTCAACAAGATCCGCGGGATCTTCAAGTCCGTCGCCGTGAAGGCGCCGGGCTTCGGTGACCGCCGCAAGGCCATGCTGGGCGACATCGCCACGCTGACCGGCGGCCAGGTCATCAGCGAGGACGTGGGCCTCAAGCTGGA
The sequence above is drawn from the Actinomadura hallensis genome and encodes:
- the groL gene encoding chaperonin GroEL (60 kDa chaperone family; promotes refolding of misfolded polypeptides especially under stressful conditions; forms two stacked rings of heptamers to form a barrel-shaped 14mer; ends can be capped by GroES; misfolded proteins enter the barrel where they are refolded when GroES binds), producing MAAKMIAFDEDARRGLERGMNQLADAVKVTLGPKGRNVVLEKKWGAPTITNDGVSIAKEIELEDSWEKIGAELVKEVAKKTDDVAGDGTTTATVLAQALVREGLRNVAAGANPMSLKRGIEAAVERVSEELSKLAKDVETKEQIASTASISAGDQQIGEMIAEAMDKVGKEGVITVEESQTFGLELELTEGMRFDKGYISHYFVTDPERMEAVLEDPYILIVQGKASANKDLLPVLENVMQSGKPLLIIAEDVEGEALATLVVNKIRGIFKSVAVKAPGFGDRRKAMLGDIATLTGGQVISEDVGLKLENTTTDMLGRARKVVVTKDETTIVDGAGDANEIAGRVNQIRTEIENTDSDYDREKLQERLAKLAGGVAVIKAGAATEVELKERKHRIEDAVRNAKAAVEEGIVPGGGVALLQAGTKAFDKLELSGDEATGANIVKRALEEPVKQIAINAGLEGGVVVERVRGLKPGEGLNAATGDYVNMFDAGILDPAKVTRSALQNAASIAALFLTTEAVIAEKPEKNQAPAGGMPDAGGMDF